The Candidatus Eisenbacteria bacterium genomic sequence CCAGCCCGGCGTCGTCCGGCAGCGCCGCCGCGCCCTCCACGACGCGGAGGTCGAATCCGTCCGCGGCGAGCGCCTCGGCGCCCTGGCCGCTGCCGCCGCGTCCCTCGTCGTCGCGCGGGTCGCATTCGCCGTGCCCGCGCACGACGTAGGTCGGGACGGGCGGCGTGCCCGCCACGCGCAGGATCGCCGAGGTGATGCGCTCCTCGGTCGTGAGGTCGACGCGCTCGCGCCGCTCGCCCACCTCGACCACGACGACGTTGTAGGTATGGACGCGCAGGCGCTCGGCCGCGCCGGGGCTCCGGTCCAAGTCGAGCAGTCTCGCGTGCACGCGCGGCGATGCGTCCTCGTACAGGGCGAGGAGGTCCGCCAGGTCCTGCCGCATCGCCGGATCCTGCCCCGAATAGAATCCGGTGACCGTGACGTCGTCCCGAAGGCGCGCCAGCACCTCGCGCGTGTGCGGCGCCAGCGTGAAGCGCTTCTCCGGCGTGAGATCCAGGCGCCACGGATGCCGGTGCGCGATCAGCACGACGCAGGCGAGAATGCCGGCGACGAGCGCCGTCTGGACGGCGAGGAGGAGGGGACCACGCCTCATGCGACCCCTCGCCACGCGCGCGCGCCGAGCGCCCGCAGCGCCAGGAAGAGGAACAGGGCGGCGAAGGCGGCGAAGAACACGACGTCACGGAGATCGACGACGCCCTGTGCGAACCCCGAGAAGCGATCGAAGAGCGAGAGGCCGACGACGATCCAGGCGACGCCCTCGCCGATAGCTGCCTCGTTGGTCGACGCGAACCACAGGAAGACGATCACGCCGTACGTGAGCATGGCGCTCACGACCTGGTTCTCGGCGATCGCCGAGGCGGCGAGCCCGCACGCGATGAATCCGAAACCCAGGAGCACCATGCCGAGGTAGCCGGCCAGGACGGGCCCGACCGCGAAGGGGTGCAGCGCGAACAGGACCGCCGGCCCCACGGCCGTTCCGCCGAGCATGATCAGATAGACGACGGCCGCCGCGAGGAACTTGCCCGCCAGGACTTCCTGATCGCGGATCGGGAGGCTCCACATGAGCTCCAGCGTGCCGAGCTTCCGCTCCTCGGCGAGGAGCCGCATGGTCACCAGCGGCACGACGAGCATCGCGACCAGCCGGTAGTGCAGGAATACGTAGCGCCACAGGCCAGTCGGCAGGCCGCCGCCGCCGAACAGGACGTAAAACGTGAGGTCGCTGTAGAAGAAATAGCCCGAGAGGAAGGTGAACGCGCCGATCAACGTCCAGGCGAGCGGCCCGCCGAACATGATGCCGAGGTCGCGGCGGCAGATGGCGAGCGCCTTCCTCACGCGCGCGGACCCTCGGTGAGGGCGAGGAACGCCTCTTCGAGCGACGGCTCGACCGGGACGAGGGCGAAGAGCCCGATGCCGGCGGCGGCGATGGCGGCGGCGATCGCGGGCCGCACGTCGTGGCCGAGCGCCACTTCGACCCGGCAGCGCCCCGGCTCGGAGGGCCCGGGCAGCGACTCGGTCCCGAGCACGCCGGCGACGCTCGCGAGGATGCCCGCGAGACGCTCGGCGGGTGCCGCCGCTTCGACGTCGACGTAGGAGGTCCGTCGCAGGCGGGCGGCGAGCGTCGCCGGATCGCCGTCGGCGAGGACGCGGCCGCGATGCAGGACGACGACGCGGTCGCAGAGCGCTTCGACGTCGGCCAGGATGTGGCTCGACACGAACACGGCGTGATCGCGCCCGAACTCCCGCACGAAGCGGCGCGTCTCGGCACTCTGCGCCGGGTCGAGGCCCACCGTCGGCTCGTCGAGGAGGAGCGCGGGCGGATCGCCCACCAGCGCGGTTGCGAGGCTGACCCGCTGCCGGAAGCCGCGCGAGAGGGCCCCGATACGGCGGCGGCGGACGTCGGCGAGCCCGGTGCGGACGATCGCGCGCTCCATCGTCTCGCGCCGCGCGGCGCCCGCCGGCACGTCGCGGAGCGCGGCGACGAACGCGAGTTGGTCGTCGACGGTGAGCTCGTGCTGCAGCGCGGGACGCTCGGGCACGTAGCCCAGACGCCGTCGCGCCGCGAGCGGCTCGCGCTCGAGGTCGAGCCCGTCGATCGACGCCGTGCCGGCGTCGGGCGGGAAGATGCCGGCGAGAATGCGGAACGTCGTCGACTTCCCCGCGCCGTTCGGCCCGAGAAAGCCCACGACCTCGCCCCGCTCGACGCGGAGCGTGACGCCGTCGATGGCGGTGCGGCCGCCGAATCGTTTGGTGAGCTGCTTGGCTTCGATCAAGCGACCGCGGCGCGGGCCGAGTGTGTCGTGGCCGGCACCACGCGTGCGGTGAGGAAGCGCGGTCGTACGACTTTGATCCACGCCGGCACGAGCACGAGCCCGCCGAACGTATTGAAGATCATGAGGAGCGCGAGGAGCAACCCCATCTCGGCCTGGAACTTCAGATCCGAGAACCACCAGAAGATCGTGCCTGCGAGCATCGTCGTCGCGGTGAAGATGATCGCCTTGCCGGTGGTGGCCGTCGCGTAGTCGACCGCGTCGTCGAGGTCGCGACCTTCTTCGACGGCGTCGATCATGCGGCTGAAGTGGTAGATCCCGTAGTCGACGCCGACGCCCGCTCCGGCCGCCGCGATGGGCAGCGAGTTCACGTTCAAGTCGATGCGCCACAGGTACATGAAACATTCGCACGCGAGCTGCGAGAGCACGACGGGAATCATGAGCAGCAACGTCGCCACGATCGACCCGTACGTGAAGTACAGGCACCCCGCGACGGCGACCATCACCATGATGAGCGTCGTCCAGTACGAGTTGTCGACAGCCTCGTTCACCGCCGCGAGCACGCCGAAGAGGCCGCCCGCGAGCAGGTAGTGGATGTGCTCGTCCGAATGCTGCGCAGCCCACGACTTCCCGGCGTCGATCGCGTTCATGATCGTGTCGTGCGAGTAGCCACGGAAGAGCGTGATGATCGTCCCGTACCGCATGTCGGGCGACATGAAGCGATCGAGGTCGCCCGCCTGGCCTGTCTGCGTGAACTGGTAGAAGAGCTCGGCGATGTACTTCTCCTTGTCCGGGATGAAGGCCCACTTGGGCTCGCCCTCGCGGAACAGGCGCGCGAGCTGCTTCAAGATGTCGATCACCGTGACCGACTGGCCGGCCCCCGGGACCGCCTCCATGTGGTCGGCGAACTCCTCCATCTCGTTGAGCGCCTGGACGTTCTTGAGTCCGTCCACCTTGCCCGTGTCGGCGATGATGACGAGCTGGTTCGCGCCGACGAACTTCTCGTTCAGCTTGGCGTACGCGATGTTGTACGGGTGATCGGGGAAGAGGAGCGCCGCGCCCGGCGTCATGTCGCCGACCTTGAGTCGCCAGCCCCAGACCGGACAGAGGAGATAGAGCGCGATCGTGAGCGCGACGCCGGCGTAGCGCCGCCAGCCGTTCGATGCGGCGATCGTCCAGTTCGTGAGCACCTGGTAGATGTGCTCGTGCCAGAGGTAGAGCGCGACGGCGATCGCGAGCATGAGCCCGAGCTTCACCGGGCCGAGGAGCGCCCACGCGATCGACAGCGCGTAGCCGAAGAACGCCGCACCGCTGATGGCGAGCGTCGCCCAGCCGAGCGCCCGCGCCCACCCGGGATAGCCCGCGTGCGTTCCCGGCGGGCTCGTCGCCGAGAGGATGATCGGATGCAGGGTCACGACGCTGACGAAGATCGAGACGATCCAGAAGCTCGAGAAGATGGCGCACTTCTGGATGAGCGGGATCGGCGCGATGGCGACCACGAGGAGCGCGAAGCCGTCGGCCAGCACCGACGCGATCGCGGGCGGAAAGAGGTGCGAGTACGATTCGACGATCGCCGTCGTCTTGTCGCCGGTGTGATGGTACTCCTCGTGGTAGCGGTCCATCGATTGGACCGAGTGCGAGAGTGCGCGGGCCGAGAGGAAGACCGGGATCACGAGCACGAGCGGATCGAGGTTGAGGCCGAGGAGCGGGACGAGCCCGAGCGCCCACACGCTCGAGAGCACGCCGGAGAAGATCGGCACCCACACGCCTGGCCAGCTCCGGAAGTAGTTCCAGAGCAGGAACGTGAGCGCGGCGACCGTGAGCACGAACACCTGGCCCACCTGCGGCACGTAGCGTTGGATCGACGTGTAGAGCCACGGAAAACCCGTGATGTAGACCTTGGTGTTGTCGTCCTCGACGTGGGCCTTGATGTCGTTCAGGCGGGTGTAGAGGTAGTCGAAGTCGAGCTCCTCCTCCCAGAAGCCTGCGGTCACGAGCGCCGCCGTGTCGTCCTGCGAGACGTAGAGGCCGCGGATGCCCTTGGTCGAGTACACCGCGAACTTCACGCGGTCGGCCGCCTCCTGCGTCTTCGGCACTTCGGGATAGAACACTTCACGGATCTGGATCGCACCCCCCGCGTTCGTGATGCTCTTCATGCGCGGGTGGGCGATCGACAGGATCTGATACGGGACGACGCCCTTCGTCTCCGTCAATTGCTTCGTGATGTAGTCGACCTTCTCGAGCGTCGTCGGATTGTAGATGTCGCCGTGCTGGACCTCGACGATCATCGTCAAGACGTTCGCGCTGCCGAACATCCGCCGGAACTCGTTGTAGATCTGGATGTACGGATGGCCCTCGCGAACGGTGACCTCCTTACCGAGGAACGTGAGCTTGAGCGGCCCGGGGTAGAAGTCCAGGAACTGCGGGAGCACGCGGATGTGGGTGCACTGCCAGGCGAAGAACACGGTCATCACCGCCGTGAGGATCGCCACCGGCATGCGGCGGCGGAGCAGGAAGCGGAGGTAGGCTTCGATCCATCGCTTGGGAATCATGACTTCGTCTCCGTGGATCCGTGGCCACCTTCCAGACGCTCGAGCTTCGCGCCCTCGATCCGGAGCACGAGGCCCTCGGATCCGACCGCCAGCCCGCCGCCCGTCGGCGCGATCGACACGGTGCGGATCCAGTTCGAGGCGAGCTGGATCGGCAGCGGCTCGACCACCCAGGTCGCGCCACCGTCGGTGGTCTTGAGCACCGTTCCCGAGTCGCCCACGATCCAGCCGGTCGTCCCGCGGAGCGCGATGTCGTAGTAGGACCGTTGCGTCACGGGTGGGGGCACCGTCCGCCACGTCTCGCCGCCGTCTTCGGTCGCGAGGATCGTGGAATCGATGCCGACGGCGAAGCCGTGCTTCGCGTCCGTGAACTTGATGCCGAACAGGGTGCTCTCGATCGGTGTGTGCTGCTGGTGCCACGTCCGGCCGCCGTCGTCCGACGCGACGATGATGCCGAACTCGCCGACCACCCACACGTGGTCGGCGTCGCCGAACGACATGCCGTAGAGGTTGACGTCGCCGGGCTCGACGCCCGTGTCGAGCGCCGTGTCGGGGAGCACGACCGACTCCGGAATGCGCGAGACGGTCCAGGTCTTCC encodes the following:
- a CDS encoding ABC transporter permease subunit; the encoded protein is MRKALAICRRDLGIMFGGPLAWTLIGAFTFLSGYFFYSDLTFYVLFGGGGLPTGLWRYVFLHYRLVAMLVVPLVTMRLLAEERKLGTLELMWSLPIRDQEVLAGKFLAAAVVYLIMLGGTAVGPAVLFALHPFAVGPVLAGYLGMVLLGFGFIACGLAASAIAENQVVSAMLTYGVIVFLWFASTNEAAIGEGVAWIVVGLSLFDRFSGFAQGVVDLRDVVFFAAFAALFLFLALRALGARAWRGVA
- a CDS encoding ABC transporter ATP-binding protein, whose product is MIEAKQLTKRFGGRTAIDGVTLRVERGEVVGFLGPNGAGKSTTFRILAGIFPPDAGTASIDGLDLEREPLAARRRLGYVPERPALQHELTVDDQLAFVAALRDVPAGAARRETMERAIVRTGLADVRRRRIGALSRGFRQRVSLATALVGDPPALLLDEPTVGLDPAQSAETRRFVREFGRDHAVFVSSHILADVEALCDRVVVLHRGRVLADGDPATLAARLRRTSYVDVEAAAPAERLAGILASVAGVLGTESLPGPSEPGRCRVEVALGHDVRPAIAAAIAAAGIGLFALVPVEPSLEEAFLALTEGPRA
- a CDS encoding MMPL family transporter, translating into MIPKRWIEAYLRFLLRRRMPVAILTAVMTVFFAWQCTHIRVLPQFLDFYPGPLKLTFLGKEVTVREGHPYIQIYNEFRRMFGSANVLTMIVEVQHGDIYNPTTLEKVDYITKQLTETKGVVPYQILSIAHPRMKSITNAGGAIQIREVFYPEVPKTQEAADRVKFAVYSTKGIRGLYVSQDDTAALVTAGFWEEELDFDYLYTRLNDIKAHVEDDNTKVYITGFPWLYTSIQRYVPQVGQVFVLTVAALTFLLWNYFRSWPGVWVPIFSGVLSSVWALGLVPLLGLNLDPLVLVIPVFLSARALSHSVQSMDRYHEEYHHTGDKTTAIVESYSHLFPPAIASVLADGFALLVVAIAPIPLIQKCAIFSSFWIVSIFVSVVTLHPIILSATSPPGTHAGYPGWARALGWATLAISGAAFFGYALSIAWALLGPVKLGLMLAIAVALYLWHEHIYQVLTNWTIAASNGWRRYAGVALTIALYLLCPVWGWRLKVGDMTPGAALLFPDHPYNIAYAKLNEKFVGANQLVIIADTGKVDGLKNVQALNEMEEFADHMEAVPGAGQSVTVIDILKQLARLFREGEPKWAFIPDKEKYIAELFYQFTQTGQAGDLDRFMSPDMRYGTIITLFRGYSHDTIMNAIDAGKSWAAQHSDEHIHYLLAGGLFGVLAAVNEAVDNSYWTTLIMVMVAVAGCLYFTYGSIVATLLLMIPVVLSQLACECFMYLWRIDLNVNSLPIAAAGAGVGVDYGIYHFSRMIDAVEEGRDLDDAVDYATATTGKAIIFTATTMLAGTIFWWFSDLKFQAEMGLLLALLMIFNTFGGLVLVPAWIKVVRPRFLTARVVPATTHSARAAVA
- a CDS encoding YCF48-related protein; the protein is MRRSFAVFAALALAVPAAAAPGTPIDLDDVRQNLFASCFPTDREGWMVGELGRILRTTDGGKSWVRQDAGTKRPFLAMACRDARTAWIAGKEGIVYGTKDGGDTWTQFQTGSNRHVFSIEFPTAERGHLVGDFGTMVHTEDGGKTWTVSRIPESVVLPDTALDTGVEPGDVNLYGMSFGDADHVWVVGEFGIIVASDDGGRTWHQQHTPIESTLFGIKFTDAKHGFAVGIDSTILATEDGGETWRTVPPPVTQRSYYDIALRGTTGWIVGDSGTVLKTTDGGATWVVEPLPIQLASNWIRTVSIAPTGGGLAVGSEGLVLRIEGAKLERLEGGHGSTETKS